Proteins encoded in a region of the Oceanispirochaeta sp. genome:
- a CDS encoding cyclic nucleotide-binding domain-containing protein: MPPKAISFKANSIVYFKGDKGESVYILQKGQVSLNYLDIQTGQEMHDYVQTGEFFGVKAAFGKYPHDETAVVMVNSTVIQFTVDDFEQLLSSNSRIIMKMLKVFSNQLRRIHKQVRSLMSVDEQVDAEKGLYSVGEYYFNNKKHLQAADAFNRYLIYYPAGRYVDEVRRKIEYAESRKDSIESGPSAPVAAPRVEYTMEKALALRDKGNYVEALKAFIILSKSNPDQKILTDFEAGICVFRLKKGNETIKHFTDILKRNPAHSRMGEALYYIGKSYLMLDDKEKAKSFLNKSSSLLDEGCPEQRDAVLLLEQLGGS; this comes from the coding sequence ATGCCCCCAAAAGCCATATCTTTTAAAGCAAACTCAATTGTCTACTTCAAGGGTGATAAGGGTGAATCCGTATATATCCTGCAGAAAGGGCAGGTCTCTCTGAATTATCTTGATATTCAAACCGGTCAGGAAATGCATGACTATGTCCAGACCGGGGAATTTTTCGGAGTCAAGGCTGCCTTTGGCAAATATCCCCATGATGAAACGGCTGTGGTCATGGTTAACTCCACGGTCATTCAGTTTACAGTAGATGATTTTGAACAACTCTTATCCAGCAACAGCCGCATCATAATGAAAATGCTTAAAGTATTTTCAAACCAGCTCAGAAGGATACATAAACAGGTTCGCAGCCTCATGTCAGTTGATGAGCAGGTGGATGCCGAAAAAGGCCTGTATTCGGTAGGGGAGTATTATTTTAATAATAAAAAGCATTTACAAGCCGCCGATGCATTCAACAGATATCTGATTTATTATCCCGCCGGGCGCTATGTCGATGAAGTCAGACGGAAAATTGAATATGCAGAAAGCAGGAAGGACTCTATCGAATCAGGCCCTTCTGCCCCTGTCGCAGCTCCGCGAGTTGAATATACGATGGAAAAAGCCCTCGCCTTAAGAGACAAGGGGAATTATGTTGAAGCTTTAAAAGCCTTCATTATTCTTTCTAAGTCAAATCCAGATCAAAAGATCCTGACAGATTTTGAAGCTGGTATCTGTGTGTTCAGGCTGAAAAAAGGAAATGAAACTATCAAACATTTTACGGATATTCTAAAAAGAAATCCTGCCCATTCCCGCATGGGTGAAGCACTTTATTATATTGGAAAATCATATCTCATGCTGGATGACAAAGAAAAAGCTAAGAGTTTTTTGAATAAATCCTCCTCGCTGCTGGATGAAGGCTGTCCCGAACAGCGTGATGCAGTACTGCTTCTTGAACAGTTAGGGGGCTCCTGA
- a CDS encoding PHP domain-containing protein yields MVDLHTHSTASDGTCTPSELLRQASELGLTALALTDHDTLDGLEEAQKAAEALGIQFIPGIELEIKHHPGELHLLGLAITEWKDSTLSDFLVEVRSHRNNRNSKMLDLFRDEGIHISEEDLKSAAGGRIIARPHFAKILVERKLAKNIKQAFDRFLGAGQKFYLPKKVMVMEQAIGLIHDAGGYAVIAHPLSLYLSWGKLPVRFKEWKEMGLDGVEAWHSGATENQATRFETVARECGLFVTGGSDYHGANRKDRSLGMGGGNKPVPDELLAAFK; encoded by the coding sequence ATGGTAGATCTTCATACTCATTCAACAGCATCTGACGGAACTTGTACACCATCGGAACTTCTCAGACAGGCATCAGAACTGGGCTTGACAGCCCTTGCTCTCACCGATCATGACACCCTGGACGGCCTGGAAGAGGCTCAGAAAGCCGCAGAGGCTCTGGGTATCCAGTTTATTCCCGGAATTGAACTGGAAATAAAACATCATCCCGGAGAGTTGCATCTTTTAGGACTTGCCATAACAGAATGGAAAGATTCAACACTTTCTGATTTTCTGGTTGAAGTAAGAAGTCACAGAAATAATAGGAATAGTAAAATGCTGGACCTTTTTCGGGATGAAGGCATTCATATCAGTGAAGAGGACTTGAAGAGTGCAGCAGGCGGGAGAATTATTGCCCGTCCGCATTTTGCAAAAATTCTTGTAGAAAGAAAGCTTGCCAAAAATATCAAGCAGGCTTTTGACCGTTTCCTTGGAGCAGGTCAAAAATTTTACCTTCCCAAAAAAGTCATGGTAATGGAACAGGCCATCGGTCTCATCCATGATGCCGGTGGTTATGCTGTTATTGCTCATCCTCTCTCTCTTTACCTGTCCTGGGGAAAACTTCCTGTCAGATTCAAGGAATGGAAAGAAATGGGACTGGATGGAGTGGAAGCCTGGCATTCGGGAGCTACGGAAAATCAGGCCACCCGTTTTGAAACGGTAGCCCGGGAATGCGGACTCTTTGTTACAGGTGGAAGCGATTATCACGGCGCCAACAGAAAAGACCGCTCTCTGGGAATGGGTGGAGGAAATAAACCGGTTCCGGATGAATTATTGGCAGCATTTAAATGA
- a CDS encoding M23 family metallopeptidase, translating to MKHFLNLLLIMVSFSLYAQYPLIHETSSYKDKLFKQQQKETESWYFNEARGTPPPPLSIYRYKPRDGDTLIMLSAAFNLPVDTVATINGFENNADFSIENEILIPSAPGLYLYTESQSSWMLSLREALEDKQSLTIILNIKNEKHEVQYYQGLALPSRHKARFVLPLFLSPLNKRIITSPYGYRNHPVTGEWGLHRGTDYRASLDSPIFSCADGTVISTGEFEDYGKFIIIKHKNGYTSLYGHLNKILVIKNQRVLEGFQIAESGNTGVSTGPHLHFEIRKNIKTVDPENLLLNDRE from the coding sequence ATGAAGCACTTTTTAAACCTGCTCCTTATCATGGTGTCGTTTTCCCTATATGCCCAATATCCTCTTATTCATGAAACCTCCAGTTATAAGGACAAATTATTTAAACAACAGCAGAAAGAGACGGAGTCATGGTATTTTAATGAGGCTCGAGGGACTCCCCCACCGCCTTTGTCCATTTACAGATATAAACCCAGGGATGGAGATACCCTCATCATGCTTTCAGCAGCCTTCAACCTGCCTGTCGATACGGTAGCAACGATCAACGGTTTTGAGAATAATGCAGATTTTTCAATAGAAAATGAAATTCTTATTCCATCAGCACCTGGACTGTATCTTTATACGGAATCCCAGTCATCCTGGATGCTCTCTCTCAGAGAGGCTCTCGAGGATAAACAAAGTTTAACCATTATTCTGAATATTAAAAATGAGAAACATGAGGTTCAGTATTACCAGGGGCTGGCATTACCCTCCAGGCATAAAGCCAGGTTTGTGTTGCCTCTTTTTCTTTCTCCTCTGAATAAACGCATCATTACTTCGCCTTACGGCTACAGAAATCACCCTGTGACAGGAGAATGGGGACTGCATCGGGGGACTGATTACAGGGCTTCCCTGGACAGTCCCATCTTTTCCTGCGCCGACGGGACTGTTATATCTACAGGAGAATTTGAAGATTATGGAAAATTTATTATAATAAAACACAAGAACGGTTATACTAGCTTATATGGTCATTTGAACAAAATTCTGGTCATAAAAAACCAGAGGGTACTCGAAGGATTTCAAATAGCAGAATCTGGAAATACCGGAGTATCCACCGGTCCTCATCTGCACTTTGAAATCCGGAAAAATATTAAAACAGTTGATCCTGAGAATCTTCTTCTCAATGATAGGGAATGA
- a CDS encoding penicillin-binding protein 1A: protein MARTFKSMIFSGNRKLILIILLSLLVLITAGVGISAGLVVATNFNIMNMENFGEDNPALPSQILDINGNLITEFFSDEKREIVSIKDLPESLIYALITREDGDFFKHNGFSLYGTLRAGFKIITGQYFSGGSTLTQQLAGHLYADRSDISVTRKLKELWWSFQLERQLTKYEIMELYINKMPFGHNTYGVEAASKFYFDHSAEENTVAESVMLVIQLVRPGLYSPIRFPEKAKIVQTEIVNQMVNRGYLSPEDAQLTLIDYWTNKYDWSRDNKTTAFFAREDKAPWFSEYIRSQLDEMLLGKQDIYRDGYIVHTTLNLDFQQKADELTIKGLARWNKSYQESTGNRMDIVDDVYVPIIDLLSLTMNIEDIRIAGSQDKKRAKEDFKNSVNPTMDMLSMMFGMEELKSLSQFIYGDNRMKNQQSTVQTAMITLDNETGYILAMVGGSEFNRSNQFNRAVDGELMPGSSFKPLYYSAAISSRKFTPATRIYDGPKVFWNPDGSSYTPMNYKGEWIGNVLLRDALANSMNVPAITVLDGIGFESAISRAARLLGYTDPQEIGRRFPRVYPLGLGVITVSPLRMAKAYATFPNQGRGVEPLAIRYVEDRNGNIILNPERDLRNQQKKEDLQIMSAEEAYIMVDLLHTTTMSGTLSHLPRYVEGFDRMPMGGKTGTTQNWADAWTAGFSPYYTTVMWAGFDQGGSTLGVNQTGATATGWIWGEYMSYINSRVPVKGFTKPSSGLVEMDVCDLSGMVPTDLCPRTRHEIFLAGTQPTTYCPIHAFEKTRDEALTQKYLNDVSSALISAPGVELLQDPYSDKNTSGFEEIDDNMIDFLLNDPFSDHQNSGTENTYLLD from the coding sequence GTGGCACGTACTTTTAAGTCTATGATTTTTTCGGGTAACAGAAAACTAATTCTGATAATACTATTGTCCCTCCTGGTTCTTATCACCGCTGGTGTCGGGATCAGTGCGGGCCTCGTGGTGGCTACAAATTTCAACATCATGAATATGGAGAATTTCGGTGAGGATAATCCTGCATTACCTTCCCAGATTCTGGATATAAACGGAAACCTGATCACCGAATTCTTTTCGGATGAGAAACGTGAAATCGTCTCCATAAAAGACCTTCCAGAAAGCCTCATCTATGCTCTTATTACAAGAGAAGACGGGGATTTCTTCAAACATAACGGCTTTTCTCTTTATGGAACACTCAGAGCTGGTTTCAAGATCATTACCGGGCAGTATTTTTCAGGTGGCAGTACTCTGACACAACAGCTGGCTGGTCACCTTTATGCAGACAGAAGTGATATCTCGGTAACACGGAAGCTTAAAGAGCTCTGGTGGTCTTTTCAGCTGGAAAGACAGCTGACAAAATATGAGATCATGGAACTCTACATCAACAAGATGCCCTTCGGTCATAATACTTATGGTGTGGAAGCAGCCTCCAAATTTTATTTTGATCATTCAGCCGAAGAAAATACTGTGGCTGAATCGGTCATGCTGGTTATACAGCTTGTCCGGCCGGGACTGTACTCGCCCATTCGTTTTCCTGAAAAGGCAAAAATAGTCCAGACCGAAATTGTCAATCAGATGGTAAACAGAGGCTATTTAAGCCCAGAAGATGCCCAATTAACATTAATTGATTACTGGACAAACAAATATGACTGGTCCAGAGACAATAAAACGACTGCATTCTTTGCCCGTGAAGATAAGGCTCCCTGGTTCAGTGAATATATCCGTTCTCAGCTGGATGAAATGCTCTTAGGCAAGCAGGATATCTACAGAGACGGGTACATCGTTCATACGACACTGAATCTTGACTTTCAGCAGAAGGCGGATGAACTGACCATCAAGGGGCTGGCACGCTGGAATAAGTCTTACCAGGAAAGCACCGGTAACAGAATGGATATTGTGGATGATGTATACGTTCCCATCATAGATCTCCTGTCCCTGACCATGAATATTGAAGATATCCGGATAGCCGGCTCACAGGACAAAAAACGAGCGAAAGAGGATTTTAAAAACAGTGTAAATCCCACCATGGATATGCTCTCGATGATGTTCGGAATGGAAGAACTCAAATCTCTGAGTCAGTTCATATATGGTGACAACAGAATGAAAAACCAGCAGTCAACGGTACAAACTGCTATGATTACCCTGGATAACGAGACCGGCTACATTCTGGCCATGGTCGGAGGGAGTGAGTTTAACCGATCCAATCAGTTTAACCGCGCTGTTGACGGTGAGCTGATGCCGGGATCATCCTTCAAGCCCCTCTACTATTCTGCTGCCATCTCATCCAGGAAATTTACACCTGCCACCCGTATCTATGACGGCCCCAAAGTCTTCTGGAATCCTGACGGATCATCCTACACCCCCATGAACTATAAAGGTGAATGGATAGGAAATGTTCTTCTGAGGGATGCCCTTGCCAATTCGATGAATGTTCCGGCCATCACAGTACTTGACGGGATTGGTTTTGAATCGGCCATCAGCCGGGCGGCACGTTTGTTGGGATATACAGACCCACAGGAGATTGGAAGACGCTTCCCCAGGGTCTATCCACTGGGATTGGGCGTTATTACAGTCAGTCCTCTGCGCATGGCAAAGGCCTATGCCACATTCCCGAATCAGGGGAGAGGCGTAGAACCTCTTGCCATCCGTTATGTGGAAGACAGAAATGGAAATATCATTCTCAATCCTGAACGGGATCTTAGAAATCAGCAGAAAAAAGAAGACCTCCAGATCATGTCAGCGGAAGAAGCCTATATAATGGTAGACCTACTCCATACAACCACAATGAGTGGAACATTGAGCCACCTGCCCCGTTATGTAGAAGGTTTTGACAGAATGCCCATGGGTGGCAAGACAGGAACCACTCAAAACTGGGCGGATGCATGGACGGCAGGATTTTCTCCTTATTACACGACGGTCATGTGGGCGGGTTTTGATCAGGGAGGAAGCACCCTGGGAGTTAATCAGACAGGTGCAACAGCAACCGGTTGGATCTGGGGTGAATACATGTCCTATATAAACAGCAGAGTGCCTGTCAAAGGGTTCACGAAACCCAGTTCCGGTCTGGTTGAAATGGATGTCTGTGATCTCTCAGGTATGGTTCCTACAGACCTTTGTCCCCGTACCCGGCATGAAATATTTTTGGCAGGTACCCAGCCCACAACATACTGTCCTATCCATGCCTTTGAAAAGACAAGGGATGAGGCTCTGACGCAAAAATATCTGAATGATGTTTCATCTGCCCTTATTTCTGCTCCTGGAGTAGAACTCCTGCAGGACCCATACTCAGACAAGAACACATCCGGTTTTGAAGAGATTGATGACAATATGATTGATTTTCTTCTGAATGATCCCTTTTCAGATCATCAGAATTCTGGAACCGAAAATACCTATCTTCTGGACTGA
- the pyrB gene encoding aspartate carbamoyltransferase, protein MKSVFAGRTIAVVNDLSRDEQLYLYRKTAQLKKKYLSNEDVSEFRISDPDMSAYLIFMENSTRTKESFRNAVQFHDIKLNVFDPGTSSCTKQESFSDTIKMLFGYSKRSLFIMRTGEEGVCHFLEEELGEYAHKMSYDKAAFLNGGDGKHEHPTQEFLDEFTFLEKKDWDNDEIHIVLTGDLYHGRTAHSKVDGLKIFKKVRVDLVAPPELAMPDYYERRMIDNGFDLRIFETIEDYLNQDDVADIWYFTRLQLERMGDKVKEKEPQLRTAVTFRKEFLDKIPANSKFYHPLPRHKVYPVIPDFLDHTSYNGWDEQSVNGFFTRTIEIAMVGGKVGSDFDGLGLESHKKEKNFIEKVPLTRKSHVEDHYKVGIKPVNSGIVIDHIGSGEDLETIWNQIDKIRRILKLNCRSSHGVFHSNDRTVYKGIISLPDILELSDTEIKKLAAIAPECTLNIIKDESVLEKFRLHMPPQIYNFEEISCKNENCISHPEKHQHVNTYFLRSKDSRFVCKYCEKSHSFEDIWDI, encoded by the coding sequence ATGAAGAGTGTCTTTGCAGGCAGAACCATCGCAGTGGTCAATGACCTATCTAGGGACGAACAGCTGTACTTATATAGAAAGACAGCCCAGCTAAAGAAGAAGTATCTGAGCAATGAAGATGTGTCTGAGTTCAGAATCTCTGACCCCGACATGTCGGCTTATCTGATTTTTATGGAGAACAGCACCCGAACTAAAGAATCATTCAGAAATGCCGTCCAGTTTCATGATATCAAGTTAAATGTTTTTGACCCCGGGACATCCTCTTGTACAAAACAGGAAAGCTTTTCCGATACCATAAAAATGCTCTTTGGTTACAGCAAACGATCTCTGTTTATTATGCGCACCGGAGAAGAAGGGGTCTGCCATTTTCTGGAGGAAGAACTGGGAGAATATGCCCATAAAATGTCCTATGACAAGGCGGCATTTCTAAATGGCGGAGATGGAAAGCATGAACATCCTACTCAAGAGTTCCTGGATGAGTTCACCTTTCTTGAAAAAAAAGACTGGGACAATGATGAAATTCACATTGTCTTGACGGGAGATCTGTACCATGGGCGTACTGCTCACTCCAAGGTCGACGGACTGAAGATATTCAAGAAGGTCCGGGTCGATCTTGTTGCACCTCCAGAACTGGCCATGCCGGATTACTATGAACGCCGCATGATTGATAACGGATTTGATCTTAGAATATTTGAAACAATAGAAGACTATCTCAATCAGGATGATGTGGCGGATATCTGGTATTTTACCAGGCTGCAGCTTGAAAGGATGGGAGACAAGGTTAAAGAAAAAGAGCCTCAGTTGAGAACCGCAGTGACTTTTAGAAAAGAATTTTTGGATAAAATCCCGGCAAACTCCAAATTCTACCATCCCCTGCCGCGTCATAAAGTCTATCCTGTTATTCCTGATTTTTTAGACCATACAAGCTATAACGGGTGGGATGAACAGAGTGTTAATGGTTTTTTTACACGAACCATCGAGATTGCCATGGTGGGAGGAAAGGTCGGATCTGACTTTGACGGTCTGGGACTGGAGAGTCATAAGAAAGAGAAGAACTTCATAGAAAAGGTTCCCCTTACCAGGAAATCTCATGTGGAAGACCACTACAAAGTGGGAATTAAACCCGTCAATTCAGGCATCGTCATTGATCATATCGGCTCCGGTGAGGACCTGGAAACCATTTGGAATCAGATTGATAAAATCAGAAGAATCCTAAAATTAAACTGCAGAAGTTCTCATGGAGTTTTTCATTCAAATGATAGAACTGTCTACAAGGGTATTATTTCTCTTCCGGATATCCTGGAACTCAGTGACACCGAAATCAAGAAACTGGCTGCGATTGCTCCGGAATGTACCTTGAATATCATCAAAGATGAATCAGTACTGGAAAAGTTCAGACTCCATATGCCCCCTCAGATATATAATTTTGAAGAGATTTCCTGTAAAAATGAAAACTGCATCTCCCATCCCGAGAAACATCAGCATGTAAATACATATTTTCTAAGGTCAAAGGATTCAAGATTTGTCTGTAAATACTGTGAGAAGAGTCATTCTTTTGAGGACATCTGGGATATTTGA
- a CDS encoding P83/100 family protein, whose translation MKKTALFINFILISMTVAYAQTVSEEELRSIGNKSGEIIFENYVGPVTEFSTREEIRGIGSFLATSDGNEVSWSNKSRIIRSYQPEIPEGLDADILVILPDAGVDHIRNLRFILSAYLQNTFDYSLSNADVLAEFVTYYNAVYYKNLEHFSSRYKPGVLLNINAGNAGLSTHYSVWAGKSRIIIPLKSGDATLQSSLDTSLISTPEVIEEMQKEDDKALDSRREMVEIREEDLDKRQEVLDEEKKAVVEKEKEVTLEFETKKEELKKAEPESIQEKVLQQEVEQLEEKKKAVEEEKKTVQEQEKEIKKEQQEVVEMREEIASDENLLLKEETRATGTVLSSEAIPEPEGFWFILVDKSGDPASFGSLWKVTKDGVPLKQSELNSIRGTNYKDSSEGIIVIAGKNDDRTRVKALLLDHGTLEILKEGETEIYPGSSIWTQGNNLFMISRNGQNWSVGMYSQSLKLLQLSSLNVHPDTGLVFIEDRVLVQSVSGGVKALSVSSLKEIEITE comes from the coding sequence TTGAAAAAAACTGCCCTTTTTATAAATTTCATTCTAATTTCCATGACTGTTGCCTATGCTCAAACAGTTTCTGAAGAAGAGCTCCGAAGCATAGGGAATAAAAGTGGTGAAATCATTTTTGAAAATTATGTCGGACCCGTCACGGAGTTCAGCACTCGGGAAGAGATACGCGGGATTGGATCTTTCCTGGCAACATCAGATGGAAATGAAGTCAGCTGGAGTAATAAATCCAGGATCATCCGCTCTTACCAGCCGGAGATCCCCGAGGGTCTGGATGCAGATATCCTGGTGATACTGCCGGATGCGGGGGTGGACCATATCAGGAATCTCCGTTTCATACTTTCGGCTTATTTACAAAATACTTTTGATTATTCCCTGAGTAATGCCGACGTTCTTGCCGAGTTTGTGACCTATTACAATGCTGTGTATTATAAAAATCTGGAACATTTTTCAAGCCGATATAAACCTGGTGTCCTCCTAAATATTAATGCCGGGAATGCCGGACTTTCCACACATTATTCTGTATGGGCCGGAAAATCCAGAATCATAATCCCACTTAAATCTGGAGATGCAACCCTGCAAAGCTCTCTTGATACTTCCTTAATCTCGACTCCTGAAGTGATTGAAGAGATGCAGAAGGAAGATGACAAGGCCTTGGACAGCCGTCGGGAAATGGTCGAGATCAGGGAAGAGGATCTCGACAAGAGGCAGGAAGTCCTGGATGAGGAAAAGAAGGCTGTTGTCGAAAAAGAAAAGGAAGTCACTCTAGAGTTTGAAACAAAAAAAGAGGAATTGAAAAAAGCAGAACCTGAATCCATTCAAGAAAAAGTTCTTCAACAGGAAGTAGAACAACTGGAAGAAAAGAAGAAGGCCGTTGAAGAAGAGAAGAAGACTGTTCAGGAACAGGAAAAAGAGATAAAGAAGGAGCAGCAGGAAGTTGTCGAAATGCGGGAAGAGATCGCCAGTGATGAGAACCTTCTGCTCAAGGAAGAGACCAGGGCAACGGGGACCGTCTTGTCTAGTGAAGCCATCCCCGAACCGGAAGGCTTCTGGTTCATTCTGGTTGATAAATCGGGAGATCCAGCGAGTTTTGGAAGTCTCTGGAAGGTCACAAAGGACGGAGTGCCTCTGAAGCAATCAGAATTGAACAGCATCCGGGGAACGAACTATAAAGACAGCAGTGAGGGAATCATTGTCATCGCCGGAAAAAATGACGATAGAACTCGGGTTAAAGCCCTGCTCCTTGATCATGGCACCCTGGAAATTCTAAAAGAAGGGGAGACCGAGATTTATCCGGGAAGTTCTATATGGACACAGGGGAATAATCTATTTATGATTAGCCGCAATGGTCAGAACTGGTCTGTGGGTATGTATTCCCAGTCACTGAAATTATTGCAGCTCAGCTCCCTGAATGTTCATCCCGATACGGGTCTGGTTTTTATTGAAGACCGCGTCCTTGTTCAAAGCGTATCCGGAGGAGTCAAGGCGCTCTCTGTATCCAGTCTGAAAGAAATAGAAATTACAGAATAA
- a CDS encoding PQQ-binding-like beta-propeller repeat protein, translating to MSPGGRELWRFPLESAPVLPPAVDSYGTIYLMSDSRTLMCLDRTGRFVWKKTVDISAVNLYALYDRILVIGHDSTTVYYTDGELAGQIKEAPLHLLFLDPYLYWQKPDGSWNLVDMDTLELSPAETVLPPGTLYPEDHILVSYENKIISGRKDWFMEAMEAGEDAYHPYYQSGSNPGRSRSINILPGQSQRLSRFKEKSGSPLLPLLQIDSQFLSQILKTYESVKSFQELIRMESDYDLVFQEILSDSYVVSSDVYRESLDEYSRYRIYNILCRWGNLKSRETLLFLSEQEQSPQNIALIMDGLGRIGLDVDGRSMVCLQKSADRFPRDSNVLLGAVRNASLLARYNGGRAILKMMNFYTELQQKNPNGSLMMLIRTELKSF from the coding sequence GTGAGCCCGGGGGGGAGGGAACTCTGGCGTTTTCCCCTCGAGAGCGCACCAGTCCTTCCTCCTGCTGTCGATTCCTATGGCACAATTTATCTGATGAGTGATTCTCGTACTCTTATGTGTCTTGATAGAACAGGACGTTTCGTCTGGAAGAAAACCGTTGACATCTCTGCCGTGAATCTCTATGCCCTCTATGATAGAATTTTAGTAATAGGTCACGATTCTACCACCGTGTATTACACGGATGGAGAGTTGGCAGGTCAAATAAAAGAAGCGCCCCTTCATCTTCTGTTTCTGGATCCCTATCTTTACTGGCAAAAACCCGATGGTTCCTGGAACCTGGTTGATATGGATACTCTTGAACTGAGTCCTGCGGAAACAGTTCTGCCTCCGGGAACACTATATCCTGAAGATCATATCCTGGTCAGTTATGAAAATAAGATCATTTCGGGCAGAAAGGACTGGTTTATGGAAGCCATGGAAGCCGGTGAAGACGCCTATCATCCCTATTATCAGTCAGGATCAAATCCCGGAAGATCCAGAAGCATCAATATACTGCCGGGTCAATCTCAGAGGCTGTCCCGATTCAAGGAGAAATCAGGCAGCCCCTTATTGCCGCTGCTGCAGATTGATTCCCAGTTTCTCTCTCAAATTCTTAAAACATATGAATCTGTGAAAAGTTTTCAGGAACTCATCCGGATGGAATCAGACTATGATCTCGTCTTTCAGGAAATATTATCAGACAGTTATGTAGTCAGTTCCGATGTTTACAGGGAGAGTCTGGATGAGTACAGCCGGTATAGAATTTATAATATCCTCTGCCGCTGGGGTAATCTGAAAAGCAGAGAAACCCTTCTATTTTTATCAGAACAGGAACAATCCCCCCAGAATATAGCACTCATTATGGATGGATTAGGACGGATAGGTCTGGATGTTGACGGCAGGAGCATGGTTTGCCTTCAAAAATCAGCAGACCGGTTTCCCCGTGATTCAAATGTACTTCTGGGCGCTGTCAGGAATGCCTCTCTATTAGCCCGGTACAACGGGGGACGGGCCATTCTGAAAATGATGAACTTCTACACAGAATTACAGCAAAAGAATCCAAATGGTTCCCTTATGATGCTGATTCGGACAGAGTTGAAGTCATTTTAA
- a CDS encoding redox-sensing transcriptional repressor Rex, producing MSKINENYKQKVASIPTIRRLPSYLNLVKRASHEGFEIISATKIAKELDLEPIQVRKDLAVTGIIGKPRIGYIVDELSQAIQSFLNWDKNHKAIIVGSGNLGSALMKYGELKIHGLTIVGIADASPEKIGSEKNGIIISDVQKLDALVNLTGATMIILTVPPSEAQNVAEIIDETTIKAIWNFTNVKLRVSERILVLMEDLSSGFAVLSFHLHFYKENESE from the coding sequence ATGAGCAAAATTAACGAGAATTATAAACAGAAAGTAGCGAGTATCCCGACAATAAGAAGGCTACCATCCTATCTGAATCTTGTAAAGCGAGCCTCTCATGAGGGTTTCGAGATCATCTCGGCAACAAAAATTGCCAAAGAGCTGGATCTTGAACCCATTCAGGTCCGTAAGGATTTGGCAGTAACGGGCATCATCGGCAAACCAAGGATCGGATATATTGTGGATGAATTATCCCAGGCGATTCAGTCTTTTCTGAATTGGGATAAAAATCACAAAGCCATCATCGTCGGATCCGGAAACCTTGGCTCCGCTTTGATGAAATATGGAGAATTAAAAATCCATGGCCTCACGATTGTTGGTATTGCTGATGCCAGTCCTGAAAAAATCGGCAGTGAAAAGAACGGTATCATCATTTCAGATGTTCAAAAGCTTGACGCATTGGTAAATCTGACCGGTGCTACCATGATTATTCTGACTGTTCCTCCGTCTGAAGCCCAGAATGTAGCCGAGATTATCGATGAGACAACCATTAAGGCCATCTGGAATTTTACCAATGTCAAACTGAGAGTCTCTGAAAGAATTCTTGTTTTGATGGAAGATTTATCCTCGGGATTTGCGGTTTTATCTTTTCACCTTCATTTTTATAAGGAAAATGAATCCGAATGA